The DNA region CCAATACCTTCAATCTTTTTTAAATCGTCTGCCTTTCCAGTAGATTTTACTGCTTTAGCTTCAGATTTTTTTTCTTCTTTTTTTGGAGCCGCTTTTTCAGCTTTCTTAGCTGGTTTAGCTCCAGAAGTTACGATGTTTTCAATAACAATTTCAGAAAGGTATTGTCTGTGTCCATTCTTTACACGGTAACCTTTTCTTCTTTTCTTTTTGAAAACAATAACTTTATCACCTTTAAGGTGCTTTAAGACTTTTGCACTAACTTGTGCTCCGCCTATAGCTGGGGCGCCAACAGTTACATCGCTACCATCTGCAATTAAAAGAACGTTATCAAATTCTACTTTGTCTCCTTCTTCTACTGCTAAACGGTTAACAAAAACTTTTTGGTCTTTCTCAACTTTAAATTGATGCCCTGCTATCTCTACAATTGCGTACATAGCGTAACGTTTTTATTAAATTAATTTAACTTTTTGCTTCCAAATTCTTAGAAAGCGGATGCAAATATACTTCTAATTAATTAATCTACAAACGTTTTAAGCATTTTGAAGCATATTTCTACTTTTTTTAAACACTTGCATACAGGTTAATGTTAAAACTACTGTTGTTGCAAAACCCATTATGGCAACAACAAAAGACACTAATCCTATGTGTACATTATAGTCGTTAGCAAAAACCGTTAGTAATTGTTCTAAAAAATTCGGATTAATTTCTGTAGCATAAAAAGTAAAAAATATTGTAAATAAAATTGCTGCTATAAACCCGGAAACAATACCTACGGTAAATCCACCGGTGTAACTAAAGGTATGTCCTTTTTCGTCTTTATAATGTTTTATTGCTTCATATATACCAAAACCAGTTATAAATCCATTAAATAAACTAAAAAATGGATTTGTGTGCCATCCAAAAGCTGCTAGTAGTAAAAAATAAGCGATTAAACCTGCTGTTATATACAGCCCATATTTTATGGGTAAAGAGATATTTTTCATAGTTTTTTTATTTTATTGGTTATCAACATTATAAGTTCGTGATTTTCTTTTAAAATTTTAAATATTTGGTGTTAATTTTTTCTCAAAACTTAAAACAACTAGTTACTATTATTATTTTTGTTAAAAAGTGTAACAAAATTTATTTTTTGATACATATACCTTAAACTGATAATAAAATAATTTAAACATGAAAAAAAGTTTATTTTCATTAGCTGCTTTGGTATTAGCTGGTTTTACTACTAATGCACAAGAAGTTAAGTATGAAGAGTATGATTTAGATAACGGTATGCACGTTATTTTACATCAAGACAATTCTGCTCCTGTGGTAACTACATCTGTAATGTATCACGTAGGTGCAAAAGACGAAAATCCAGAACGTACTGGTTTTGCCCATTTTTTTGAGCACCTTTTATTTGAAGGCACAGAAAACATTGCTCGTGGCGAATGGTTTACTATTGTGACTTCTCAAGGAGGAAGCAACAATGCAAACACAACCGATGATAGAACTTATTATTACGAAGTTTTCCCTTCTAACAGTGTCGAATTAGGACTATGGATGGAATCTGAAAGACTTTTACATCCTGTTATTAATCAAGATGGTGTAGATACACAAAACGAAGTAGTTAAAGAAGAAAAACGTTTACGTGTAGACAATTCTCCTTACGGTAAATTCTTTGAAAACGTAAAGAAGAACATGTTTAAAAAGCATCCTTACCGTTGGACTACAATTGGTGAAATGGAACATTTAGATGCTGCAACATTAGAAGAGTTTCAAGCATTCAACAAAAAATTCTATGTACCTAATAACGCTGTTCTAGTTGTTGCTGGAGATATTAATGTACCAGAGGTTAAAAAAATGATCAAAGATTACTTTGGACCAATTCCAAGAGGTGAAGAAGTAACAAGAAACTTTCCTAAAGAAGATCCTATAACGCAGCCTATTACTGCTACTGCTTACGATGCAAACATACAAATACCTGCAATTGTAGCTGCTTACCGTACGCCTTCTATGAAAGATAGAGATGCTTATGTTTTAGACATGTTATCTACTTACTTAAGTAGCGGAAAATCTTCAGTATTATATAAAAAATTAGTTGACGAGAAAAAAATGGCTTTACAAGTAGGTGCATTTAATAACAGTCAAGAAGATTACGGGACTTACATTTTATTTGGTCTTCCTTTAGGTGAAACTAAACTTGAAGATATAATGAAAGAAATTGATGAAGAAATAGTTAAAGTACAAAACGAGTTAATTTCTGAAAGAGATTATCAAAAACTACAAAACATCTTCGAAAATCAATTTGTAAACTCAAATTCTAGCGTAGAAGGAATTGCTAGCTCTTTAGCAACTTACTACATGTTATATGGTAACACAGATTTAATTAATACTGAAATTGACATCTACAGATCAATTACAAGAGAAGAAATTAAAGAAGTAGCAAAAAAATACTTAAATCCTAATCAAAGATTACTTTTAGAGTATTTACCAGAATCTGAAAAAGCTAGCGAATAATTGACATAAATTAGTTTAGGCTATTTTACAAAATATAAAAACACATGAAAACAAAAATAACAGCACTATTAGCCGTATTGTTCATATCAATTACTGCAACAGCTCAAATTGATAGATCTGTACAACCTAAACCAGGTCCAGCACCAAGTATTACACTTGAAGTTCCTGGAGAATTTGAATTAAAAAATGGACTTAAAGTTTTAGTTGTAGAAAACCATAAATTACCTCGCGTTTCTTACTCTTTAACAATAGACAATAAACCTATTGTAGAAGGTGACAAAGCTGGAGTTTCTAGTATGCTTGGCGCTTTACTTGGTAACGGTACAACATCAATCTCTAAAGATCAATTTAACGAAGAAATAGATTTTTTAGGAGCTAGATTAAGCTTTGGATCAAGTAATGCTTACGCGTCGTCGTTATCTAAATACTCAGAGCGTATTTTAGAATTAATGGCAGATGCTGCAATCAATCCTTTATTTTCTGAAGAAGAATTTCAGAAAGAAAAAGATAAGATGATTGAAAACATTAAAAGCTCTGATAAAAGTGTAGATGCTATAGCAGGTCGTGTTGGAACCGCTTTATCTTACGGTAAAAAACATCCTTACGGCGAGTTTGTTACAGAAGAAACAATAAATAATATCACATTAGATAATGTTAGAGCTTTTTATCAAAAGTACTTTAATCCAAACAACGCATATTTAGTTGTTGTTGGTGATGTAGATTTTAAAACAGTAGAAAAGCAAGTAAAAAAATACTTTAAAAACTGGGAAAAAGGAATAGACTTTACAACTAACCTAATTAACCCAAGTCCAAATGTACCGTCAACTCAGATTAATTTTGTTGACATGCCAAACGCTGTACAATCTAACATTTCTCTTACAAATAATGCTGATTTAAAAATGAATGATGAAGATTATCATGCAGTTTTAATCGCTAACAAAATTTTAGGAGGTGGATTTAACAGCTACCTTAACATGAATTTACGTGAAGAGCATGGTTATACTTATGGTGCAAGATCTAGCGTAGGCACATCGCGTTATGGCGCTTCAAGATTTACTGCTGGAGCAGCTGTAAGAAATATGGTTACAGATAGCGCGGTTGTGCAAACATTAAAAGAAATTAAAAGAATAAAAACAGAACCTGTAACTGCACAAGAGTTAAAAAATGCTAAATCTAAATACGTAGGTGATTTTGTATTAGCTTTAGAAAGTCCGCAAACTATAGCTAGATACGCTTTAAACATTAAGTTAAACAACTTACCTAAAGACTTTTACAAAACCTATTTAGAAAAAATAAATGCTGTAACTGCAGAAGATGTAAATCGTGTTGCAAACAAGTATTTTAAACCAGAAAATGCAAGAATTGTAATTGTAGGTAAAGGAAGTGACGTAATTTCTAATTTAGAAAAAACAGGTTTACCAATTAAATATTTTGACACTTATGCAAATCCAGTAGAAAAACCAGTGTTTTCTAAACCAATTCCAGAAGGTGTTACTGCGCAAAGCGTAATAGATAATTACATTAAAGCTATTGGAGGAAAATCAAACTTAGATGCTGTTAAAACAGTATTAATGTCTGGAGATGTTAAAATAGATGGTGTACCAATTCCTTTAACTGCTGAAGTTAAATACATGATTGCTTCAAATAAAGAATCTGTAGAAATTAATGCAGAAGGTATGGGAACAATCATGAAACAAAAGTGGAATGGAACTACTGGTTATGCAGAGCAACAAGGTATGAAAAGACCTTTAACTGAAGATCAAATTGCTGAGAAAAAAGCAGAACCAGGTTTATTTGCCGAAACTAAATTTGACATGAATAATGTACAATTAGAAAGCATAGTAGATATTAATGGTAAAGACCACTATAAAGTAAAAGTAATAATAGGAGAAGATAACGTTTACAGGTTTTATGATGTAGAAACTGGATTACTAACTCAAGTAGAGAGCAGTAAAGAAGTACAAGGTCAAGAAATTAAATCTGTGGTTACTTACAACAATTACTCTCCAGTAAATGGTGTACAAATCCCTTATGGACAAACTGTAGTTACTGGACCACAAACTATTGCAATGAATTTTAAAGCTATTAAAGTAAACGAAGGTGTTACAGACGCAGACTTTGAATAAAAATTGTTTTTAATCAGTATTAAAAATCCGGAGTTTTTAACTTCGGATTTTTTTTGGCTTTTTATTAGCTAAATATACACCTAATAAAATTATAATTGTACCCAAACCTTGTGTCCAACTAAAGGTTTCATTATCTAAAAGTCCCCAAAATAAAGCAACAATAGGCATAATATATGTCACAGAAGACGCAAAAACAGGCGTAGACATTTGTACTAACTTATTAAATAAAACCTTAGCCAAAGCTGTCCCAAAAAAGGATAAAACAGCAACAAATCCTATAGACGTTAAAAATGTATTGTTTTTAAAATTTTCTACTTTAAAAAAATCTGTAAAAGCCAAGATTACTAAAGCAGGTAAAAATATTACAACATAATTTCCTGTAGCGATACTTAGCGGCTTAACATCTTGTAAATATTTTTTAATAATATTTACATTTATTGCATACATAATCGTGCTTAAAATAACAAAAGTCGCATACAAATAATTTTGATTTGGGTTAAGCTCTGCGCCTTTCATTATTAAAATAGATGTACCAATAAAACCTATAATTACACCCAAAACTTGTCTGGTATTTGTAGCTATTTTAAAAATAGCAGCGCCAAGTAACACTGTATTTAATGGCACTAAACTGTTTAAAATAGAAGCAACTGCACTATCAATTTCGGTTTCTGCGATTGCGAAAAAAAACGAAGGAAAGAAAGAACCCATAAATCCAGATAAAGCTATCCATTTCCAAGATTCCTTTTTAATAGATTTTATAGATTTAAATCCAGCAATAAACAAAAATAAACCTGTAATTATGGTGCGCAATGCTCCTAATTGATAAGCATTTAAACCTAATAAAGACTTTTTAATTAAAATAAAAGATGTGCCCCAAATTAAAGAAAGTAGTATTAAATAAACCCATTTTAAGCCGTTAGTTGTTTTCATAGTTAGTTATTACGGCACAAAAATCGGACTTAAATACAAATAAAGAAACATATTTATTAGTTTTGTATTTATCAATTTATAAATAAATACTATTTAATATGAAATCTTTAAAAACTATAGTAACCGTTTTTACTATTATGCTTTTTGCTTTTAGTTGTAAAAAAGAAACTCAACCAGAAGTTGTTACATCTCCAAATAGCGAGGTTAGCACAGCTACAGAAGTTGCTAAATTAGATACAAATGCTACTTATGCAAAAGCTGAATTTACTATCGAAGGTATGACTTGCGCAATGGGTTGTGCAAAAACTATCGAAAAGAAAATGGCTAAAATGGAAGGTGTAAAATCTGCAAAAGTAGACTTTGACAAGAAATTAGCTATGGTAGAGTATGATGAAGCTAAAGTTAATACTACTAGCTTAGAAAACACTGTTACAAGTGTTGCAGATCAATACAAAGTTACAGACATGAAAACTGTAGAAAACTTCTCTTCAGATAAAAAAGAATGTACTGCAAAATGTAAATCAGACTGTACTAAAAAAGATTGTAGCGATTGTGCTGCAAAAAAAGCGGCATGTAAAGAAAAATGCGCTAACAAAACAGAAGCAGAAAAAATGGCTTGCGCTAAAGATTGTAAAAAAGCGTGTTGTGCAAAAGTTGAAAAAGCATAATAAACAACTTATAATCATAAAAAAAGCCTCGAGACATCGAGGCTTTTTTTATTTCCATTCTATGGTTTCCATAATATGTTTTATGTCCTTTTGCAAATAGTGTGCAGCTGGTAAAATTGAGTCGTAATTTGGTTTAGCATAAAAGTATAAAGAACCTGTTAAGAAATGTTTTATACTATCTGTTACATAAAATTGCGATTGGCTAGCAGCATTACCGCCAACTTCATAAAACATTCCGTAAACACGTCTTTCTTTGTTTTCGTAAACTTGTTCTGTAATTTCGTCTGCTTTTCTTGTATGCTCTTGTGTAAAGTTTTGAGCATCTTTTAAAAACTTAGTAAGTTGTTCTTTACTATTTACTGTCTTATAGGTTAAATAAATAGTTCCTTTAAGTTTACTGTATTCTAAATTTAATCCAAAACTTGTAGGATCGTTAGGTATTCTTTTAATTTTTACCGTATCACTTATTTGGTTTTTTTCAAAAGTAAACGGTAATTGCTTGATGTATTTAGTATAGTTTGCTTCAGGATATTCTAATCTTAAATATCCTTTTGGTTTAGGTATTGGATCGCTACCGCAACCCATAAATGTTAGAATTAGTATCGCAAATAAACAAACGTTTTTAATTTTCATTTTAATAAGTAAATGCATTAAGGCAAGGTAACCTTAACTCGTTTAATTCTTTTTTTATCTAAAGACTCTATGGTAAAAACGTAATTTTCAAATTTTATTTTACTATTTCTTTTAGGAAATCCACCTGAGTTTTCTAGAATGAATCCTGCTAAAGTTTCGGCTTCTCCTTTATTGTCTTCAAAAATAGATTCGTCTTCGAGCTTAACTATTTTATAAAAGTCTTTTAATGCTGTTTTTCCTTCAAAAACATAATTGTTGTTGTCAAGTTTAGAGAATATTAGATCTTCATCATCAAACTCGTCACTAATATCACCAACAATTTCTTCTATAATATCTTCTAAAGACACTACACCAGACGTGCCTCCATACTCGTCTACCACAACAGCTAAATGCACTTTTTTCTCTTGAAACTCTGACATTAAATCGTCTAATTTTTTGTTCTCTGGCACAAAAAATGGATCGCGTAATAAAGATGTCCAATTAAAATCTGTTTCGTTTATATGTGGCAATAGATCTTTTACATATAAAATCCCTTTTATATTATCCATATTGTCTTGATAAACCGGAATACGCGAATATCCATTATTTACTATATCGTCAACAATATCTTTATAGGGCAATTCTATATTTAATGCAAACACATCTATTCTAGGTTGCATAACTTGTTTGGTATCTGTATTACCAAAACTTACAATACCTTGTAATATTTTTTGTTCTTCTTTTGTGGTATCATCTTCACTTGTTAATTCTAATGCTTGTGATAATTGGTCGATACTTAAATTAGATTTTTGTTTCCCTAATTTGTTGTGTATTCCAATAGTTATACTTCGCATTGGCAAACTTAATGGTGAAAATACAACGTCTAAAACACGTAGCGGATACGCCATAAAAGTGGCAAATTTTAAATTATTACGACTTGCGTAAATTTTAGGTAAAATCTCTCCAAATAGAAGAATTAAAAAGGTAACAACTACAACGTCTAATATAAATTTTACAATAGCAGAAGATATACCTGCAAACATAAACTCACTTAAAAAAGCAAACAGTATTACTATACCTATGTTTATAAAATTATTTGCGACAAGAATTGTTGCTAATAACTTTTTAGGTCTTTCTAAAAGCTTTGTTATAATTTTTATTTGATTTTTTGCAGCTAGATCTTCGTCTTCAAGATCTGTTCTTGTTAAAGAAAACATTGCTACTTCTGCGCCAGAAATTAATGCAGAACCAATTAAAAGAACTACTAATAGTGCAAAACCAAGCGCAATATTAATATTATCGCTGGTATTTAATAAAATTAGGCACAAGGGTTCAGGATCCATATATTATTTTAATGCTTAAAATGGAAGATCATCGTCTACTTCCGGTTGTTGTGTTTGTTGTGGTGTAGGATTGGTACTTACTGTTTTGTTTTGTGCATTTGCTGCATTGGTTTCAGATTCTTTTTTTGTACTTAAAAATGTAAAATCTGTTACTTGGATTTCAGTACTATATCTATCATTTCCAGTTTCGTCTTGCCACTTTCTAGTTTTAATACGTCCTTCTACATACACCTTATCTCCTTTTGTAAGGTATTTTTCGCAAATTTCAGCAGCTTTATTTCTTACAACTATATTATGCCATTCTGTATTTGTAACACGCTCGTTAGTTTGCTTATTTGTGTAAGTTTCGTTAGTTGCAAGGGGAAAACGTCCTACACAACCACCACCTTCAAAATAGTGCATTTTTACTTCATCTCCCAAATGCCCAATAAGCATAACTTTATTTAGTGTTCCAGACATAGTATTATTGTATTAAGACACAAAATTAAAGATTTGTGCTTCACTGTTACTAAAATTAATAATTTTTTTTAAAGTGATTGTATTTAGATTTTAAAAATCAAACTTTTCAATAAAATTACTTATTAAAATTGGTACAGGAAAGTCATGTAATTTAGTTGTAGAAATTGCATTTTTTAGCGATTGCTGTGTTGTTACAATCCAAAATTTAGTATGTAAATGCTGGTGTGAAAGTTTATGTATAATATCTTCTGTATTATATAAACTTATCTCGAAATCATTATTAGGTATTACGCCCAAATCATTTATTTTTTTGGTAATTTCTTGCTCGTTAACAGCTGCTTTAGTTTCTATTAACGGGAATTGATATAAATTTTGCCAAATTCCATTTCCTTTTCTTTGCTCTAAAATCGTATAACTGTTGTTTGCAAGTACTACT from Mesoflavibacter profundi includes:
- a CDS encoding single-stranded DNA-binding protein, with amino-acid sequence MSGTLNKVMLIGHLGDEVKMHYFEGGGCVGRFPLATNETYTNKQTNERVTNTEWHNIVVRNKAAEICEKYLTKGDKVYVEGRIKTRKWQDETGNDRYSTEIQVTDFTFLSTKKESETNAANAQNKTVSTNPTPQQTQQPEVDDDLPF
- a CDS encoding gliding motility-associated protein GldE yields the protein MDPEPLCLILLNTSDNINIALGFALLVVLLIGSALISGAEVAMFSLTRTDLEDEDLAAKNQIKIITKLLERPKKLLATILVANNFINIGIVILFAFLSEFMFAGISSAIVKFILDVVVVTFLILLFGEILPKIYASRNNLKFATFMAYPLRVLDVVFSPLSLPMRSITIGIHNKLGKQKSNLSIDQLSQALELTSEDDTTKEEQKILQGIVSFGNTDTKQVMQPRIDVFALNIELPYKDIVDDIVNNGYSRIPVYQDNMDNIKGILYVKDLLPHINETDFNWTSLLRDPFFVPENKKLDDLMSEFQEKKVHLAVVVDEYGGTSGVVSLEDIIEEIVGDISDEFDDEDLIFSKLDNNNYVFEGKTALKDFYKIVKLEDESIFEDNKGEAETLAGFILENSGGFPKRNSKIKFENYVFTIESLDKKRIKRVKVTLP
- a CDS encoding DUF4199 domain-containing protein, with product MKNISLPIKYGLYITAGLIAYFLLLAAFGWHTNPFFSLFNGFITGFGIYEAIKHYKDEKGHTFSYTGGFTVGIVSGFIAAILFTIFFTFYATEINPNFLEQLLTVFANDYNVHIGLVSFVVAIMGFATTVVLTLTCMQVFKKSRNMLQNA
- a CDS encoding M16 family metallopeptidase, whose translation is MKTKITALLAVLFISITATAQIDRSVQPKPGPAPSITLEVPGEFELKNGLKVLVVENHKLPRVSYSLTIDNKPIVEGDKAGVSSMLGALLGNGTTSISKDQFNEEIDFLGARLSFGSSNAYASSLSKYSERILELMADAAINPLFSEEEFQKEKDKMIENIKSSDKSVDAIAGRVGTALSYGKKHPYGEFVTEETINNITLDNVRAFYQKYFNPNNAYLVVVGDVDFKTVEKQVKKYFKNWEKGIDFTTNLINPSPNVPSTQINFVDMPNAVQSNISLTNNADLKMNDEDYHAVLIANKILGGGFNSYLNMNLREEHGYTYGARSSVGTSRYGASRFTAGAAVRNMVTDSAVVQTLKEIKRIKTEPVTAQELKNAKSKYVGDFVLALESPQTIARYALNIKLNNLPKDFYKTYLEKINAVTAEDVNRVANKYFKPENARIVIVGKGSDVISNLEKTGLPIKYFDTYANPVEKPVFSKPIPEGVTAQSVIDNYIKAIGGKSNLDAVKTVLMSGDVKIDGVPIPLTAEVKYMIASNKESVEINAEGMGTIMKQKWNGTTGYAEQQGMKRPLTEDQIAEKKAEPGLFAETKFDMNNVQLESIVDINGKDHYKVKVIIGEDNVYRFYDVETGLLTQVESSKEVQGQEIKSVVTYNNYSPVNGVQIPYGQTVVTGPQTIAMNFKAIKVNEGVTDADFE
- the rplU gene encoding 50S ribosomal protein L21, giving the protein MYAIVEIAGHQFKVEKDQKVFVNRLAVEEGDKVEFDNVLLIADGSDVTVGAPAIGGAQVSAKVLKHLKGDKVIVFKKKRRKGYRVKNGHRQYLSEIVIENIVTSGAKPAKKAEKAAPKKEEKKSEAKAVKSTGKADDLKKIEGIGPKIASTLVEAGISTFAELAKTDAAKISEIISGVRGNHVTDTWPKQAELAAEGKWDELKKWQDELDGGKA
- a CDS encoding M16 family metallopeptidase gives rise to the protein MKKSLFSLAALVLAGFTTNAQEVKYEEYDLDNGMHVILHQDNSAPVVTTSVMYHVGAKDENPERTGFAHFFEHLLFEGTENIARGEWFTIVTSQGGSNNANTTDDRTYYYEVFPSNSVELGLWMESERLLHPVINQDGVDTQNEVVKEEKRLRVDNSPYGKFFENVKKNMFKKHPYRWTTIGEMEHLDAATLEEFQAFNKKFYVPNNAVLVVAGDINVPEVKKMIKDYFGPIPRGEEVTRNFPKEDPITQPITATAYDANIQIPAIVAAYRTPSMKDRDAYVLDMLSTYLSSGKSSVLYKKLVDEKKMALQVGAFNNSQEDYGTYILFGLPLGETKLEDIMKEIDEEIVKVQNELISERDYQKLQNIFENQFVNSNSSVEGIASSLATYYMLYGNTDLINTEIDIYRSITREEIKEVAKKYLNPNQRLLLEYLPESEKASE
- a CDS encoding DMT family transporter gives rise to the protein MKTTNGLKWVYLILLSLIWGTSFILIKKSLLGLNAYQLGALRTIITGLFLFIAGFKSIKSIKKESWKWIALSGFMGSFFPSFFFAIAETEIDSAVASILNSLVPLNTVLLGAAIFKIATNTRQVLGVIIGFIGTSILIMKGAELNPNQNYLYATFVILSTIMYAINVNIIKKYLQDVKPLSIATGNYVVIFLPALVILAFTDFFKVENFKNNTFLTSIGFVAVLSFFGTALAKVLFNKLVQMSTPVFASSVTYIMPIVALFWGLLDNETFSWTQGLGTIIILLGVYLANKKPKKIRS
- the gldD gene encoding gliding motility lipoprotein GldD, with amino-acid sequence MKIKNVCLFAILILTFMGCGSDPIPKPKGYLRLEYPEANYTKYIKQLPFTFEKNQISDTVKIKRIPNDPTSFGLNLEYSKLKGTIYLTYKTVNSKEQLTKFLKDAQNFTQEHTRKADEITEQVYENKERRVYGMFYEVGGNAASQSQFYVTDSIKHFLTGSLYFYAKPNYDSILPAAHYLQKDIKHIMETIEWK
- a CDS encoding heavy-metal-associated domain-containing protein, coding for MKSLKTIVTVFTIMLFAFSCKKETQPEVVTSPNSEVSTATEVAKLDTNATYAKAEFTIEGMTCAMGCAKTIEKKMAKMEGVKSAKVDFDKKLAMVEYDEAKVNTTSLENTVTSVADQYKVTDMKTVENFSSDKKECTAKCKSDCTKKDCSDCAAKKAACKEKCANKTEAEKMACAKDCKKACCAKVEKA